Within the Lacerta agilis isolate rLacAgi1 chromosome Z, rLacAgi1.pri, whole genome shotgun sequence genome, the region GATAAGTGTTCGTCTGAtattccctctctcacacacgaAGTTTCCTAGGCAAGGTGTAACTTTTGAGGCGCCGGGGAGATTGACTTGAgacagttttgtttattttgttgttgtcccCCACTACTACCCCAACCCATTAATCTCCCAGTAGCTTTCTGACTGACTTCAAAATGTTAAGAGGGATTTGGGGGTGGGCGGGGTGGTATTGTGGGGAGACGTCTATAGGTTGTGTTAAGGAGAAGCTGTCCGTCTTGAAGGTGGGTATTTAACCTCCCTTCGCCTGCCCCTCCCAAGTTTTCCAGGAAAGGGGTCTATACCTGGAATTAATCAATACAAATTTAAACCATGCCCTCGCATTCCCttgcctcctcctttcccttcctcccacctctttccctttcttctcctcctaaTAAGATCTAAAAAATGAAATAGCCGCGGCAGAGGGGCAGATGGGGGGTGGGCGGGCTGAAATAAATGATATTGTCCTGCAGCGGCGAAAGGGTTAACCCACTGAATCGTGGGCAGCCCGCTCGCGGCAGCCAATGGAACCTGAAGACTGATTCACTTCCTGCTTCCAGACTCCCTCGTTTTAACCCTTCTCCGCCTGCAAGCTTCTtcatctccctctttctctctctctctctccaccccccccccttatggaCGGGCTCAGAGCCATCCTCTTTGGCGAATCCTCATTGGTTGCGGCGCCCACTTCCCGGCGGGAAGAGGCTCTCGGATTGGCCGCCGGGGCTGCCTGTCAGCATGCGGTTGCTGATTTGGCTCCCTTTAGGCTGGGTAGATGTCAAAGGCTGAACGCATCTCCCTTTGCCACATTATAACTAGTAGGGGGAATCCTGAGCATCAAGCATGGCTACTGCGGCGTCGAATCCCTACAGCATCCTCACTTCCAGCTCTTTGGTCCACGCAGAATCGGCGGGGATGCAGCAAGGAAGCCCATTCCGGAACCCCCAGAAACTTCTCCAAAGTGACTACTTGCAAGGGGTCCCCAGCAATGGGCATCCTCTGGGGCACCACTGGGTGACCAGCCTGAGCGATGCAGGCCCTTGGTCGTCCACCTTGACCGCTAGTCCTCTGGACCAGCCCGACGTGAAGCCAGGGCGGGAAGACTTGCAGCTGGGGGCCATCATCCACCACCGCTCGCCTCACGTTAGCCACCACTCGCCCCACCACACCAGCCACCCCAGCGCCTGGGGGGCCAGCCCGGCTCACAATTCCTCGCTCACGTCGAGCGGgcagcctccgcctcctcccttGAACGTCTACTCTCAAGCGGGCTTCACGGTCAGCGGGATGTTGGACCACGGGGGTCTGACGCCCCCTCCGGCTTCGGTCACGCCGCAGGCCATGCACCAGGTGCTGAGGGACACCCCGGACCACGGCGACCTGGGCTCGCACCACTGCCAGGACCACTCGGACGAGGAGACACCGACGTCGGACGAACTGGAGCAGTTCGCCAAGCAGTTCAAACAAAGGAGGATCAAGCTGGGCTTCACGCAAGCGGACGTGGGTTTGGCGCTGGGCACTTTGTACGGGAACGTCTTCTCTCAGACGACCATCTGCCGGTTCGAGGCTCTGCAGCTGAGCTTCAAGAACATGTGCAAGCTTAAACCTCTGCTGAACAAGTGGCTGGAGGAGGCCGACTCCTCGACGGGGAGCCCCACCAGCATCGACAAGATCGCGGCTCAGGGCAGGAAGCGGAAGAAGCGGACCTCCATCGAGGTGAGTGTCAAAGGGGTCCTGGAAACGCATTTCTTGAAGTGCCCCAAGCCGGCGGCCCAGGAGATCTCGTCTTTGGCGGACAGCCTCCAGCTGGAGAAGGAGGTGGTGAGGGTTTGGTTTTGCAACAGACGgcaaaaggagaagaggatgacgcCGCCAGGGGACCCTCCGCAGCCGCACGAGGTTTACTCTCACAGCGTGAAAACAGACGCCTCCTGCCACGATCTTTGACTATGAAGGACCCACTCGGGAACTGGGCAGCGGCGCTGATCCTATGGGTGTGACATTCATCCCCGCTCCTCCTCGCCctcctttttcttgcattctttttctttttcttcttccgcCCCTGCCCAAaccaggatattattattattattattattattattattattattattattattattattattattattaactttacCTTCATCAACCTTTCAGGACAACATCAACTCGGCCacgacatttaaaaaaatgaaaagaatagTTTATAAtacatacctccccccccccgtcattaccccaccccaccccgctgttCATTCCGGGCAGCACATATACTTATTTATATGTCTATActtattttttcttctgtttctctctctatctctccaaCCTTCCTCACCCCCTCGCCGATTTTCTGTGGTAAACatcaaggctttaaaaaaaaaaatctccgaTAGGAAGACAACAAAACAAATGCattgtctctctctttccataTAGATATATACACAAAACGTGCCTATGAATAACCTTTCAGCGCCTTGGTCTGATCCGATGTATTTCAGGTTTtggggtatatatatattttgttttcgCTTTAGCTTGGCTGGACTTGGCTTTGCTCGTTCCTAAACCAGACTTTCTGTATAGCGGCCTTCCGAAGGCCGGGGATGTTACACTACAACCTGTAGGTAACATTTGTGACCTAAAATTAGAGGAACCCCATTGATCAGCTTCTCCCCCTGCAGGTCACTGATTTTctgtaaaggggggggaggaggcaggggaaaATGTATTCTAATTTTCCCAGCCCCCATTAGAGGGGGGTGGAATCTGGAACCCCTCTTTTCTAAGCCCCGAAGGCAGATACAAGAGATGACTAGTCAGAAAATCTGATTTTCTCAACCCTTCCTTGTCCAGCCCTTTCCGATATATTTAAATAACTTTCAGAATTATATAATGTCAACATGGAAATTCTCTAAAAGAAGCCTCCTACTCGTCCCCCCCCCATATCCCCCCATCGATCCCCGTGCCTGATTTTGGCTTGTGTAAACAAAGATCGAACATGGAAACATCACCAGAATAACTTATATATGTTTGAAAGACCGGCCTTTCCCTGGTCTCTAGCTCTTCGacaatgttatatatatatatatataaatatatacgcACACACGACTGGATCCATCGTGGTCGGCCCCTGGAGCTACGTTCTGTAGTCAAACACATTTCCCGTCCAACGCTTAGCTTCGGAATAAATCGGTTTGCCCGCGTTTCTTATCAAAAGTCAAAAGGAAAACAGCAAGAGTTGAAATTAATAATGGGTATGGGAGGTGGTTGGGtcgagcggggtgggggggggaaggcagtaAAGAATTGGGTTGTGGTTTTTACTGATATGCTGCAGATCTGGTCAAAAGCGTTTTGTTATtaagttgtattttttaaaaagagtttccCTAAAGCAAATAAAATGCTATTTTGCTTGtagattctcccctcccctttcatgCCTGTCACTGGAAATAGCTCCCCTCCATTTGTGGACGTGTGTGTTTACAAAGGCGCACATTATAGGGGTGTGcaggcacacacaaacacgctGTACAAACAGACGCATTGCCCATTGTTTGTCTACGGACACCTAGGCAGGACCACAATGTGTATATTTTACACGTATACATGTCTTAAGCGAATACACACAGAAACCTGGCACAACGAGGCACCGCAGTTGTTTGTATAGGTGCTTTACAGACATCTAAGTAGCCTATATAGTTATATAGTTATATTACTAAAAAAATTCAGGGTATTGTGCCCACCTATCCATCAGTACTCTGTCTGAGACACCTATCGATATAATATGAAAGGAGCCCTGGTTGCAAATTTGCAGCTCTGGAATGATGCAAAAACAATGCAAGTTTAATTATGGAAAAagatccccacccccatttcccgcCCCCGGTTTCAATCCAAATTCTTTCCAATGTTCATTTCCATATTTTCTCTCTGGCAAGCCTGAATATGCGCTTAATATCCCAACAATGAAGACCCCGCTTTCTGCCAactttatattggggggggggaatacctgtACAGTTTTGTATATTCTAAACGTTTTTGGGAAGTTattaatttaaaagggggggggagatcattTAGATTATTCATTTAGTAACTGATGTATAATAAACGCTATTTTCATTAAAGGTTGCTTTTTCAACTATTTTATTCCAAATTGCCTAACGCAGTTGCCgataattatttattttcaataaattcctcattatgttttaaaaaaaggtcagaaaaaataattatatatatatatatatatacccccgAAGCGGCTGTCCAGGGAAGGAAGGCGTAAACATAAAACGATTCGCTTGTGATGTTTGATTGTCAACCACTTTTAGTCAAGGGAGGGGGGGTTTATATTGACgcaatattttattgttgtacaGACGCGCGCACACAAAAGGtctgaataaaacatttttacaggttAAAAGAAGTTGCGTTATTTGTGTGGtgttaaaacaaagaaagaaacccGGGAaactttacaaaaaaataaaataaataaactttatcggtccccccccccacttccaataTGCTTTACGgccttgctcttttaaaaaatatttcttgttgttaattattatttagGGTTAAAGGGTTAGACACCTAGGCGACTTTAATAGAGAAGAGCCAGCTTTTTTGCGTTCAAATTCCCAGCCGCCCTTTCAGTCCTAtgtgaaatttgttgttgttgttgttgttgtttgttgttgttgaagaagaaatctgtcaatttcctCTCTCAAACAATATTGAGGCTAATATATAGCAAACGCTCGTATCTATACTGTAGTCAGCTGGCAGGCCCTCCTAAGGCTTCC harbors:
- the POU3F4 gene encoding POU domain, class 3, transcription factor 4: MATAASNPYSILTSSSLVHAESAGMQQGSPFRNPQKLLQSDYLQGVPSNGHPLGHHWVTSLSDAGPWSSTLTASPLDQPDVKPGREDLQLGAIIHHRSPHVSHHSPHHTSHPSAWGASPAHNSSLTSSGQPPPPPLNVYSQAGFTVSGMLDHGGLTPPPASVTPQAMHQVLRDTPDHGDLGSHHCQDHSDEETPTSDELEQFAKQFKQRRIKLGFTQADVGLALGTLYGNVFSQTTICRFEALQLSFKNMCKLKPLLNKWLEEADSSTGSPTSIDKIAAQGRKRKKRTSIEVSVKGVLETHFLKCPKPAAQEISSLADSLQLEKEVVRVWFCNRRQKEKRMTPPGDPPQPHEVYSHSVKTDASCHDL